TGCGATTCCGGTGACGGAAAGCATGAAGATCCAAAAGGCGGCTCCACGGTCGGAACTCTACGTGACGGAAAACGGGGGACACGTCCAGTCCTATGCCCACGACCGGAAAGCGTATGAAGAGAAAGTCATGACGTACTTGTCAGATTTGCATTGATGAAAGGAGAATGACATGCAACAGTTATCATTGTTCCTAACCTTTTTCATCGCCCTGACAGTCATGACGATTGGTCTGCTCGTCTCCCGTCGTGCCGGCTATCGTTTCCCTTACGGACGAACGATTGTCTTGATCTGGACCGGTTCTGCCCTGATCGGACTAGCACTTTATTTATTACGCTAACCAAACAGCCGCCCGCTTTCCTAATGGAAAACGGGCGGCTGTTCGTTTAATAGGCTTATCGTTTTAATACGGCAGCGCCGACGATTTTCAAGACTTCCGGACGACTGAGTTTTTCTTTCCCTTTTGCAAGAGCATCGAGTGTTCCATGCGCAAGTGCAAGTGGGATATGACAAAATTCATAGATCGTCGTCTCTTTTGGGATCGAAGCGAGGTACGCGTCGGCTTCTGCGAGGTTCTCACGCGCATAAGCGAACATCGTATCCGTCGTCCAACCAGGTGGGAAGTATCCGACACCACGTTCCGCATCCTCCTGTTGGTTGCGGAGAATGTTGACGGCTTGTAACCCACGACCAAAGCCGATCGCTTGCTGTTTATCAGTCACGATTCCTGCCTTCCAGTACCAGATATCAGATAACATGACTCCGACGAGTCCTGCGACATAATACGTATACTCGTCAAGATCCGCTTCCGTCTCGACCGTCCAGTCGCGTTCTGCCCAGACAGCCATGCCTTCTGCCATCTCTGCCGTCGAATCGAGGACCTTTGGACGAATCGCAGCCGGACAGTAGGCGATCCACTCCGGTAGACGGAGTGTCACTTCCGGTAGATGCGCCGTATACGGGGCAATCAACTCAAGATACGCTGTCGCAGAAAACGTGCCTCGCATCAATAGTGCTGTCTCACGGAGCAACATCGTCTTGACGTCCGTTGCCAAGTCCTCATGGTCTTCAATCTCATCAATGGCGCGCATGCATAGATAAGCAGCACCGACCGCTTCCTGTAAGTCTTGCGATAGTCGACTGATCGGGATGTAGAAGGTGCGACTCGTCGCTTTTAATACACGGTTCGCGTCTTTTTTCAGCTGCTTCGTCTCATTCATTCCTGACAACTCCCTCTTTGGCTCAAAAGGTTTCTTTTCTCTCCATTACTATACACGATTCAACGCGTTTCAGCATTTGTTTCATGATAAGAAAGACTCCCTTTGCGCTAGATTCAGGCAAAGGGAGTCTGTTCGTCCTCGTTTGGAGCGCATCGTTTGCGAAAAAGATACGTTCCAATGACATTCAAATGGAATCATTTTTCCTGTTGTTTCAAGAGTTGTCCAATCAATCCTGTACTGCGGGACGCTTCCGTGTTCTCTTCTTGGATCGACAAGTAGACTTCTTTGCGATGGATGTCGACCTGTCGTGGTGCTTTGATGCCGAGCTTGATTTGATCGCCTTCAATCGCAAGAATCGTCAGTTCGATGTCGTCACCGATCTGAATCGCTTCTCCCGTCTTTCGTTTCAGTACGAGCATCAGTGACCACCTACTTCCGTCAGACTACCAATCAGGTGACGATTCGTGTATGTATCGTCCAAGATGATTTGTTTTGCAAGGCGTTGTTTCGTCTCCATGACGAAGGGTGCCCGTAAATTCGTCGTCGACGTCGTGAACGGATCACGTAACGTGACCGTCGTATAGACGGCGACTTGCGCCGTATCCTCGATCCCGAGTTGCTCTTTTGCTGCTTCCGGTAACTCGAAGACGTATTCTGGATCAATCCAGAATGGGTTCGTCACGACGAAGGCACATTCCGGCTGATCAATCGATTGAAACGACCAGAACGGTACACCCTCTCCGAGCGGGAGCAAGATGAAGCGTTTTGCTTCCGGAAAACCTGGTAATTCAGACGCGAAGGTGATGATTTCCGTCTCGTCAATCGTAATGGTTCCAAAAAAATCCGTTTCGATCTGCATGTCGTTATCCTTCCCCATCGAATATGCCGCCAACCGGCCACATATTCAGTTGATTTTGTTCTTGTAAGTAAATCTCGACCTGACCTTCTTTTACGGTCAGTTCCGGTCGATGCGTTTCGACATCGATCTTCGGACGATTCGCGGTATAACTTAATCGTACCTCAGCCGGTGTATAGGTCGTCTTGACTCGATCGAGGCTCCGTGGAATGAATCCGAGGGTCGTTACTTCAGCAGGAGGTGTATCATTGGCTCTCGCAATTCGCGCGACAGTTCCCCCGCCCTGCTCGATCCGCATCAGTTGATCGCCTTCGGAAGCTCCTTTTGCGACAGCTTCCTGTCCTTTTTGTCGTCCATAAGTAGCATACTGTCGAACGGACTCAAGCGCAGGAACGCGCCCCATCTCGATCCAAGCTTGTGTCGAATCGATCTCAAGACGCGCTGCGACCGTTTCAATCGATAATTCCCCACGTGGTTGTTCGATCGACAGGGAGGCAGGTGTCTGCTTCTGCTCGATTTGCGGACGTGTGATGTTCATTCCGATTCGTGCCGCCGTCTGACGCATCTCAAGATGTGGAAGATTCATCTGCCTTCACTCCTTATCGTAGGAAATCGAGTAATGTCGGTTGGATGATCCGTGCACCGGCGCTAAGCGCTGCCCGGTGTAACGTCTCGTATGACTTTAGATCCATGATGACTTTTTCCGCCTCGATGTCTTCGTTATTCGACATAACCGTTTTTGCGATGATTTCTTGATCCTCGAGCCGTGATGTATTCAAATCCATCCGGTTGACGCGTGCTCCGAGATCAGCACGTGTCTCGACCGCTCCGTTGAGCATCGCATCGATATCCTTCAACATCCCGGATAAGGCAGCGCCGTTATTGTCAGCGTTCGTACCGAGCGCATCATAGACTGTTTTCAACGTTTCGAACGTTCCCGGTCCGAAGACGCTGATCGGAGAGATGTTGACTTGGACCTCGATCCCGGAAGAGACTTCATACTGAATCGCTTCCGTCTCCTTGCCTGTCGGATCACCATCCGTGAAGACGCCTTCGATCGGTCCCGCTGCACTGGCTAAATAATTGCGCAATCCGTCCATCGAGACGAATGGTGTATCCGTCTTTGTCCCGTTGAAGATCCCTTTTTCATTGTATTTCGTGTTCGCAAGCGTCCCGATGTGTTCGATCAATTGACCGACCTCACTCTGGATCGCTTTACGTTGTGTCGCATCATACGTATCCGTCGCCGCTTGCGTCGTCAACTCACGAATCCGACTCATCGCTGACGTGACTTCGTTGAGGGCAGAATCCGTCAAGTCCATCCAGCCGGTTGCTTCGCTGGCATTTTTCTTGAACTGTTCCACTTCCCGTACTTCCGTCCGGTACCGAACGCCTTGCATCGCAACGACTGGATCTTCCGACGGACGCTGAATCTTCTTGCCACTGATCAGCTGTTCCTGAAGCGTGCTCAAGCGCTGATAGCTTGAGGATAAGTGCCCGATATTTGTTTTCGTCAACATCGTTTGTGTTACTCTCATCTATTCATCACCGTCCTACAAGTCCCATACCGTTGATGATTTTATCAAGCATCTCATCGACGGTTGTAATATTTCGTGCTGCTGCATTATAAGCATGTTGATACTGAATCATCATCGTCATCTCTTCATCAATCGAGACGGCAGACATCGACATACGGCGCTGATCCGCACTTTCCATTAAGACAGCGGCACTCTTACCGAGGCGTCCGACCTGATCGGTTGAGACCGCCATGTTACCGATGACATTCTGATAGAATGAGCCAATTGTCGTCGTCGTGTTCGATTGCGTGAATGTGATGCTCGCCGTCTTCATCTTGGCTAGTTTCAATGCCCCTTGGCTATCCCCGATATTACCGTCCGTCGACGTCGCGATGTTATCGAGACTTGCTTTGATGTCTGCACCGACTGAAATCGTTGCTGCCGTGATTTCGCCACTTGTTGACGTGAAGAAAGCATTCGATCCCGCTGTACCATCTTTTTTCACGTTCGTTGCGTGTGCTACGTTAAAGGCATCCGCGAATGTCTTTGCCATTTCATCGAGTTGGTCTTCCATCTTGACGTATTCCCCGACAGCTTTTCCGTCTCGTTCTTGTCCGTACATTTCGATTAATCCTGTTAAACGTCCTGTTGAGAAGCCACCTAGCTGATCAAACGTGTACGTCTGTGTCTCAGACTTAAAGCCTGTATACAGTCCCTGATCGTTCGTCGTGAACGTCAGTGTACCAGCTTTCGGCAGATCGGAGTCGACAGCAAGCAGTTTATCGCCGTTCGGAAACTTGATATTGACGTCGATTCGTCCTTCTGCGTTGCGTAATGCATTCCCCATCTGTCCTGTTTCAATCGCCTGAGCGTCTACTGTCACTTTTTCGAAATCAACATATTGAGCAAGCTCATCGAAGTAACGATCGCGTTCATCGTAGAGCGCGTTCGGCAAAGCACCAAGCGGTTCGACGACATGGATTTCCGTATTGATGTTATGGATTTTTTGCAAGAGGTCGTTGACTTTTTTCGTCGAGACCTCGACTTCACTCTTTAAGTCTGATTTGACTTGATTGATGGCTTTTGCCATGTAATTGAAGGTTTGCGTGAGAGTCTCTGCTTTTTGACGGACGACACTACGTGCGCCTGAGTCTTGCGGATTCGTCGACAAGGTCTGCAAGGATTCCCAGAACCCGTCGAATGCTTTTGAAAGACCCGTTTCCGACGGTTCGTTGATGATATCTTCCATCCGTCCAAATGCTGCTTCCTTCGTGCCGTAATACGAGACCTTCGTCACTTCATCCCGGTACTGCTTATCAAGCATGACGTCCCGAATGCGTTCGAGCATTTCTCCGCGGACACCAGTGCCGACTTGCCCATTTCGTCCAGATCCAAGTGAAATCGAAAGTTGCTCCGTCGTTCCCATGACGAGACGCTGACGAGAGAATCCTTCCGTTCCGGCGTTCGCAATGTTATTTCCAGTCGATTGCAGGGCCCACTGGTTCGTCGTTAATGCGCGACGCCCTGTCTCAAGCCCCATGAAAGTCGATCCCATCCGTATTCCTCCTTACGCGTTTCGATTGAAGTGTGTCTGGTTCAGTGCGGATTGTCCATATGTGAAGTCGTCCGCTTCCGGAATCAAGAGTTGGAGGTGCCAATCCAAATAGTGCAGGGATTGTTCTAGTAACTCTGCGTTTAGTGTGTTGAGCTGTCGCAGTTGACCAATTGTCTGCAACAACGTTCGGAGCGAGTCGACATCTTCCGGGTGCGTCTTGATCCACTCTGTCATCGTCACGCTTCCCATGAGTGCGAGTCGTTCTTGTTCTAGTCCTTCGATTCGCTTGATATGTACAGGTTCTTCCTTAACGATTTCAGACAAGCGGCGCATGTCATTTGCGATCAAGACCTGCTTCTTCTCTTCTGCGAGCGCAAGCAATTGAGCGTGCGCCTCATTGAGCTGATTGATGAGTTGCATTCGGTTTCTCCTTCCGAATTGAAAAAGGTTCCATTCATATAAAAAACGACCCGCGCATCCGTGCCCCGAGTCGCCTCCATTGTCTACGATGTCCCGCTTACAGGTTCAAGAAACGTTCCGCGATTTTTTTCGCATCCGGTTTATAGGTTCCATCCTGGATCGCCTGTTTGAGGGATTCAATCTTTTCAGTCCGTGACGTCTGTGTCTCGTTGAAACGCGCACGCGCTTCTGTTGAGATACTGACTTCGTCAGGACGATTCGTGCGTTGGTTTTTTGTTCCTTCTACTGATTGAGTTCTTTCGTACGTTTTGGGCATGTTCACCCATTTCGTAGAATCAATTCGCATGTGAACACCTGCTTTCTAGACTACAAGATTCTTAGTTCAAGTCCGATACGTCCTTGGTTTCGAAGAGTCAGAAGAGTCAAGCATCGCCTGGGCGAGGTCGCGTCGTAAACGATCACGACACGCGGCACAAATCGTGCCTTCACGGGAGGGCTTCCCGCAACTCTCACACATGATTTCCATTTGGGAAATCTCGGAGATCAATAAGCGCCCTTCCTTGATGTAACGGAAGACGGTATCTTGACCGACACCCGTTCCGATCTCGACATCTTTAGGTGAAGTCCGGATTTTTCGTCGTTCTCGCAGAAATTCGCGTACCTTCTCAAAATCCGTATGATCCTTTCGTATGCAATCAATACACAGTTCTGAAGATTGACGCATGACTAACTTCCCGCAAGATTTACAATTGATGACATCCATTTCCTTCACCTCGTATAGAGTATCGGCAGGAATGTTGCTTTCTTAAACACTTCGAAATAAAGTTACAGCAGAAATTTCTTTTGCTCCTGCTTCCTTCAGCCGAATCATCGCTTGACGAAGCGTTACACCGGTCGTATAGACGTCATCAATGAGCACGATGTTCTTGCCCCTGACGTCTCCAGAGACGCAAAACGGATTGCTGCGTGCAAGTCGTGCTTGTCGACCTGCCTTGCTTTGGGCTGGTCCATCGACTCGACTCAAGTAAGGAACGATTTTTCCACGCATCTGGCGTGCGATCGCTTCTGCTTGATTGAAACGACGGTCCGCGAGACGCTCGATGCTTAACGGTATCGGCACAAGAACAGCTTGTTTGATTTTTACCTTCTTCAAGTCATCGGTAAACATCTCAAGCAACGCGGTATCACCGAGAAACTTGAACCGGTACATGAAGGTTTTTGCTACGTCATTGTACAAATAAAGAGGTGTTGTTTGGAGCGTCAGCCCTTGTTTTCGCCATTCTGTGCAGTCCGAACAACACGTCGAACCTGGCTTCCCACAATCGACGCATTCCCCTCTTTTTACAAACTTTATTTTACAGGTCGGACAGGTCACTTGCCTAGTCCATAGATTTCCGAGTTCCCAACTAGGTAGATAGACCTCTTGACAGAATAAGCATCGGCTCATGGTCGCACAGCGTTCGCTTTCTTAATCTGATGGATTGCTTCGTACATCGCGTCACTCCGGTCATTGGCGCAAAATAAAATGTCACCATCCGGATATGCCGACGATCGTCCGACTCGTCCGCTGATTTGAATCAACGCTGCCGTACTGAACCCTTGATCAGCATCCAGAATCGCGACTTGAACGTTTTCGATCGTCACACCCCGCTCAAGAATCGTCGTCGTCAGTAAGATTCCTGTTGATTGTCGAAAACGCTGCACCTTCTCAACGCGTTCCGAATCCGCAGCATGGACTTTCTCGACGTCATAGCCTGCCGTTGCGAATCGTTTTTGCCATCGCTCGAGTTCCGCGATGCGTGAGACGAACACAAGACGTGGTACAGCAGCATGACGTGCCAACCAATCGAACACGATTTGTTCTGTATAAGGTACAACGAGCTTCGGAACTGGTAACGGATACCCATGATAACGGCGCATCAATCGCACCGTCGGAAAACGCCGATGCCAAAACGAAGGCGTTGCACTTAATAAGATCAGTGCAGCGTCTTTCGTCATCGCTCGCTTGACGTAGCGATTTAGCGTTCGGTCAAGCCGGTACGGAAACGCATCGACCTCATCTAAAAAGACGACATCGAAACAATTCCGGTAATGAATCAATTGATGCGTCGTACTAACTGTGATGTCACCGAGCTCGAGACGTTCAGACGAACCACCGTACAACGAGACGATGGAAGCGTCTGTAAATGCTCGTTTTAAATGTCCCGTCAATTCCCGAACGACATCTGCCCGTGGTGCTGCGACAAGCACACGGCGTCCGCTAGCGAGAGCGTCGGCGATCCCCGGAAAGAGCATCGGTGTCTTCCCGGCGCCGCACACGGCATGGACGAGAAGCCGTTTGTTAGTTAGAACCGTTCGTTGAATCGCTTGAGCAACGCGTAGTTGCGCCGGCGTCAACGTCAACGGTCCATGTTGGGCTGGTGTCACTGGATCAAGTTTTCGTCGATCTGTCACGAGCCGTCCACAGCTTCGCAGTTTACCGTAGGCGAGACATTTCCGACAATAATAACAGGCTTTTCCACACGTACAAGCACCCCGTACCGGAAGCGCGCCACACCTTTGGCAACGCCACGTCACAGCTGGCATGTATCGATATGTTTCGTTTGGTGTGTCCATCCATTCAACAGGTACGAGTCGTCCTCGAAGATCCATCGTCATCTCTCCTTTTCTGTTTCGTCTTTTCTCGAGGACGCTCGCTATCTCCTTGTCGGCATTCCACCGCTCTCTTTGAGTTTTTGACTTGACCAATTCGAAACAACATCAGCCTCGAAACTTTCATCAATCGTTTTAGATAAACGCATTCATGAAATTCAAGGATTTTAACAAAACAAAAGCAGCAGGTATCCTCATGAAGAGAATTCCTACTGCTTCCGCTCTTATCTTATTCTGCTGCGTGATACCATGTGACACCGATTGCCCCTGGTCCGAGGTGTGTACCGATGACGGGTCCAAAAACACTCATCTCGATGCGTGCCTGCGGGAAAAGTGTCTTCAGTTCGGCGATCTCTGCTTCTGCTTTCGCAGAATCCTCAGCATGGATGACACCGATGACATACCCTGTACCGTCACCGTGGATATCTTCCTTCATCATTTCCTCAATCCGGTTGACCGCCCGCTTGAACGTTCGAATCTTTTCGAACGGAACGATTTTTCCATCAACGAAATGAAGGACTGGCTTGATTTTTAGGAACGAGCCAACAAATGCCTGCGCGACACTCAAACGTCCACCACGCTGGAGATGTTCGAGATCGTCGACGACGAAATAGGCACGAATCTGTTCCTTCAATGTCTCAAGACGATTAACGATTGTCTCTGCCGTGGCTCCTGCATCTCGCAAACGAACGGCTTCTTGGACGAGAAACGCTTGCGGCATACAGGAAATACGTGAATCGACTGGATGGACGTTGACATGATCCACCATCATGTTGATCGTATGTAACGCTTGGTACGTTCCACTGATCCCGCTCGATAGTGTAATACCGATGATATCCGTTCCTTCTGGTAACTGCTCAAACGACGCCACGAGATCACCGATGTTCGGTTGTGAGGTCGTCGGGAGGCTGCCCGTCTGGATGCGTTCATAAAATTCAGCTACTGAGATATCAAACCCTTCCCGGTAGGCGTCACCGTCGAAGATGACACTAAGTGGTGCGACGTGCACTTGATGTTCTTCACAATAGGTAGTTGGCAGATAGGCTGTGCTATCCGTTAAGATCACAATCTGGCTCATCCGTGAATTTCCTCGCTTTTATAGTTCCGTCGTGACGTTACCAAATACGACACGCCACAATCGCTTATAAGTGTAGCATTATTTACTGGATAAAAAAAGAAAGACGGGAGCCTCTGCTCCTGTCTTTCAAGATGTCAGACGACGACCCATCCGCGACGGATCGATTCGACGACGGCACCCGTTCGGTCCGGGACATTCATCTTCCGAAGGATCGATGAAACGTGGTTCTTGACTGTCTTTTCACTGATATATAACGTGTCACTGATCGCACGATTCGAGAATCCGTCCGCCAGTAATTGCAAGACTTCACATTCGCGACGTGTCAAGACGTGCAGTGGTGCTTCCGCAACCCGTTTTTCAACAGGTTGTGACGCCATCGTTTGTTTCATCTTCATCAAACGACGATATTCCTGCAACAAGTTCGGCGTGACTTTCGGGTGGACGTATCCACCTTCACGGTACACGGAACGAATCGCATTGACGAGTTCATCCGTTGCCATTTCTTTTAAGAGGTAACCGACTGCACCGGCACCAAGAGCGTGCATGACATACGTCTCATCATCATGAATCGATAAGATGATGACACGAACGTCCGGATAGACTTCCATCAGACGTTTTGTTGCTTCAACACCATTGACTTGCGGCATGTTGATATCCATTAAGACGATATCCGGTTGATGGGTTTCGACGAGCGAGATGACTTCCGCTCCGCTTTCTCCCTCCGCTACGACGACGAACTCTTCTTCGAAATCAAGAATTCGTTTAACGCCTTCGCGGAATAACTGATGATCGTCGACGATGACTACTTTCACTTGCTCGTTGTTCACAGTGTTTCCCCTCTCGCTTCAGATTCCTCAATTGGAATCTTTACCTTGATGACCGTACCTTTTCCGGGCTGCGTCTCGATATCGAATTCACCATCGATCAATTCGATCCGTTCACGCATGCCGACGAGTCCGAATGACTCGTCACACGACGCGACGATGGAATCAAAATCAAATCCAACGCCATTATCCTTCACATGGATTCGTACGGAATGTTGATATTGTTCTATGATAATACGAATGTCACTCGCTTTGGAATGCTTAACTGCATTTTGGACTGCTTCTTGCACGATTCGGAAGACGGCGACCTCATACGTCGAATCGATGCGTTCACCGCCTCCTAAATAATTGAAGTGAACCGGAATATTCGAAATTTCTTGAATATGGCGAAGATAACGTTCAAGCGTCGGAACGAATCCGAGATCGTCAAGCGTCATCGGACGTAAATCATAGATAATCCGACGGATATCGGCAAGCCCATCCCGAATCAACGTCCGCAGACGGTGAATTTCTTCAAAAGCTGCCTCTGCCCCATTGTGCTGGTGAATCTTTTCAATTAAATCTGCCCGGATCAAAACGTGGGCAAGTGTCTGTGCTGGACCATCATGCATGTCGCGCGATAGGCGGCGACGTTCATTTTCGGCGGACTGGAAGACTTTTAAACCCATCTCCTGTTTTTGCATCGCCTTTTCATATTTTTCATTCATCATCTGCATATCGTCCGTCAAGAAGTTGAGGACGACCGAGACACGTCCAATCAATTGATCCGCTCGTTCGATTGTCTCATCGAGCTGAATCAGTCGGCGTTCGAGCTCATCGCGACGCTTTCGGCAATTCATCTCGTCTCGTTGGTTGATGAACGATTCGAGTTGCAATGCGTTCGCAGTCTCATAGGCCGACCGGACATCCTGTTCCGAGTAGCTGTCGAAGTTCTTACTGACGACGACGAGTCGCGCTTTCGCATCCTTGATATGGCGTTCGAGTCGTTCTGCTTCTTTTATATAGTCGTGCACCCGAATCTTCAGGTCGCGTAATTCTTGCTGAATTTCGGCATATTGTTCGCGAGAACTTTCCGTAATCCGGACGATTTCTTCCCGACTCTCTTCTACGACGCCGATGATGTTCTGTACGATATCATTCAAGGATAGCCGCTCC
This window of the Exiguobacterium acetylicum genome carries:
- the flgK gene encoding flagellar hook-associated protein FlgK, which encodes MGSTFMGLETGRRALTTNQWALQSTGNNIANAGTEGFSRQRLVMGTTEQLSISLGSGRNGQVGTGVRGEMLERIRDVMLDKQYRDEVTKVSYYGTKEAAFGRMEDIINEPSETGLSKAFDGFWESLQTLSTNPQDSGARSVVRQKAETLTQTFNYMAKAINQVKSDLKSEVEVSTKKVNDLLQKIHNINTEIHVVEPLGALPNALYDERDRYFDELAQYVDFEKVTVDAQAIETGQMGNALRNAEGRIDVNIKFPNGDKLLAVDSDLPKAGTLTFTTNDQGLYTGFKSETQTYTFDQLGGFSTGRLTGLIEMYGQERDGKAVGEYVKMEDQLDEMAKTFADAFNVAHATNVKKDGTAGSNAFFTSTSGEITAATISVGADIKASLDNIATSTDGNIGDSQGALKLAKMKTASITFTQSNTTTTIGSFYQNVIGNMAVSTDQVGRLGKSAAVLMESADQRRMSMSAVSIDEEMTMMIQYQHAYNAAARNITTVDEMLDKIINGMGLVGR
- a CDS encoding DegV family protein → MSQIVILTDSTAYLPTTYCEEHQVHVAPLSVIFDGDAYREGFDISVAEFYERIQTGSLPTTSQPNIGDLVASFEQLPEGTDIIGITLSSGISGTYQALHTINMMVDHVNVHPVDSRISCMPQAFLVQEAVRLRDAGATAETIVNRLETLKEQIRAYFVVDDLEHLQRGGRLSVAQAFVGSFLKIKPVLHFVDGKIVPFEKIRTFKRAVNRIEEMMKEDIHGDGTGYVIGVIHAEDSAKAEAEIAELKTLFPQARIEMSVFGPVIGTHLGPGAIGVTWYHAAE
- a CDS encoding DUF6470 family protein, whose amino-acid sequence is MNLPHLEMRQTAARIGMNITRPQIEQKQTPASLSIEQPRGELSIETVAARLEIDSTQAWIEMGRVPALESVRQYATYGRQKGQEAVAKGASEGDQLMRIEQGGGTVARIARANDTPPAEVTTLGFIPRSLDRVKTTYTPAEVRLSYTANRPKIDVETHRPELTVKEGQVEIYLQEQNQLNMWPVGGIFDGEG
- the fliW gene encoding flagellar assembly protein FliW; this encodes MQIETDFFGTITIDETEIITFASELPGFPEAKRFILLPLGEGVPFWSFQSIDQPECAFVVTNPFWIDPEYVFELPEAAKEQLGIEDTAQVAVYTTVTLRDPFTTSTTNLRAPFVMETKQRLAKQIILDDTYTNRHLIGSLTEVGGH
- a CDS encoding helicase-related protein encodes the protein MDLRGRLVPVEWMDTPNETYRYMPAVTWRCQRCGALPVRGACTCGKACYYCRKCLAYGKLRSCGRLVTDRRKLDPVTPAQHGPLTLTPAQLRVAQAIQRTVLTNKRLLVHAVCGAGKTPMLFPGIADALASGRRVLVAAPRADVVRELTGHLKRAFTDASIVSLYGGSSERLELGDITVSTTHQLIHYRNCFDVVFLDEVDAFPYRLDRTLNRYVKRAMTKDAALILLSATPSFWHRRFPTVRLMRRYHGYPLPVPKLVVPYTEQIVFDWLARHAAVPRLVFVSRIAELERWQKRFATAGYDVEKVHAADSERVEKVQRFRQSTGILLTTTILERGVTIENVQVAILDADQGFSTAALIQISGRVGRSSAYPDGDILFCANDRSDAMYEAIHQIKKANAVRP
- a CDS encoding flagellar protein FlgN; this encodes MQLINQLNEAHAQLLALAEEKKQVLIANDMRRLSEIVKEEPVHIKRIEGLEQERLALMGSVTMTEWIKTHPEDVDSLRTLLQTIGQLRQLNTLNAELLEQSLHYLDWHLQLLIPEADDFTYGQSALNQTHFNRNA
- a CDS encoding squalene/phytoene synthase family protein; this encodes MNETKQLKKDANRVLKATSRTFYIPISRLSQDLQEAVGAAYLCMRAIDEIEDHEDLATDVKTMLLRETALLMRGTFSATAYLELIAPYTAHLPEVTLRLPEWIAYCPAAIRPKVLDSTAEMAEGMAVWAERDWTVETEADLDEYTYYVAGLVGVMLSDIWYWKAGIVTDKQQAIGFGRGLQAVNILRNQQEDAERGVGYFPPGWTTDTMFAYARENLAEADAYLASIPKETTIYEFCHIPLALAHGTLDALAKGKEKLSRPEVLKIVGAAVLKR
- the flgL gene encoding flagellar hook-associated protein FlgL; protein product: MRVTQTMLTKTNIGHLSSSYQRLSTLQEQLISGKKIQRPSEDPVVAMQGVRYRTEVREVEQFKKNASEATGWMDLTDSALNEVTSAMSRIRELTTQAATDTYDATQRKAIQSEVGQLIEHIGTLANTKYNEKGIFNGTKTDTPFVSMDGLRNYLASAAGPIEGVFTDGDPTGKETEAIQYEVSSGIEVQVNISPISVFGPGTFETLKTVYDALGTNADNNGAALSGMLKDIDAMLNGAVETRADLGARVNRMDLNTSRLEDQEIIAKTVMSNNEDIEAEKVIMDLKSYETLHRAALSAGARIIQPTLLDFLR
- a CDS encoding sensor histidine kinase, encoding MTNEMRERLSLNDIVQNIIGVVEESREEIVRITESSREQYAEIQQELRDLKIRVHDYIKEAERLERHIKDAKARLVVVSKNFDSYSEQDVRSAYETANALQLESFINQRDEMNCRKRRDELERRLIQLDETIERADQLIGRVSVVLNFLTDDMQMMNEKYEKAMQKQEMGLKVFQSAENERRRLSRDMHDGPAQTLAHVLIRADLIEKIHQHNGAEAAFEEIHRLRTLIRDGLADIRRIIYDLRPMTLDDLGFVPTLERYLRHIQEISNIPVHFNYLGGGERIDSTYEVAVFRIVQEAVQNAVKHSKASDIRIIIEQYQHSVRIHVKDNGVGFDFDSIVASCDESFGLVGMRERIELIDGEFDIETQPGKGTVIKVKIPIEESEARGETL
- the csrA gene encoding carbon storage regulator CsrA, which produces MLVLKRKTGEAIQIGDDIELTILAIEGDQIKLGIKAPRQVDIHRKEVYLSIQEENTEASRSTGLIGQLLKQQEK
- a CDS encoding ComF family protein encodes the protein MYRFKFLGDTALLEMFTDDLKKVKIKQAVLVPIPLSIERLADRRFNQAEAIARQMRGKIVPYLSRVDGPAQSKAGRQARLARSNPFCVSGDVRGKNIVLIDDVYTTGVTLRQAMIRLKEAGAKEISAVTLFRSV
- the flgM gene encoding flagellar biosynthesis anti-sigma factor FlgM yields the protein MRIDSTKWVNMPKTYERTQSVEGTKNQRTNRPDEVSISTEARARFNETQTSRTEKIESLKQAIQDGTYKPDAKKIAERFLNL
- a CDS encoding response regulator encodes the protein MNNEQVKVVIVDDHQLFREGVKRILDFEEEFVVVAEGESGAEVISLVETHQPDIVLMDINMPQVNGVEATKRLMEVYPDVRVIILSIHDDETYVMHALGAGAVGYLLKEMATDELVNAIRSVYREGGYVHPKVTPNLLQEYRRLMKMKQTMASQPVEKRVAEAPLHVLTRRECEVLQLLADGFSNRAISDTLYISEKTVKNHVSSILRKMNVPDRTGAVVESIRRGWVVV